From the Papaver somniferum cultivar HN1 chromosome 2, ASM357369v1, whole genome shotgun sequence genome, the window acactatttttcatcaaagcgattttcaagatattgaaataatcaacatgactttcgtcacttgtaaagatgaacttggccaaagcgaaagcttaccaacacatatttcgagaaatagataaacgagatagaTTCAGAccgaaataacaaatgtgaataatcgaagtctatatagcaatacgacttttgtctcaagataggagatagagtagatagacttttgagtgatagataagttcaattctccacataccttttagtcgatgaagtttcaccagttccttgagtagttcttcgtctttgtatgatgaacgccatggagtctagagctctaCTACAATttttatcctattccgagacttagctataagtagactataaatcaagacttatagttttggcaactaaacttgacaaacaagcttgagatagcagcgcttgcgagttcgaccgagcagtgctctaataatctccccctttgtcaattttagtgacaaaactatcaatacatatggaataaaaataaataaactttgtagcttctcttccacatgcatgatctccttggttcttcgacattactcgaaatcttcgtcacttcaaagtactccagtgattccaaagatatcatatgcagcatcatcgttgttgaagatccgtatccataacaatgagaaaacaaaagctctcaatcattgtagtcaatacttcatctcacatgaaaaccactcccccttacataatgatccgaaaaccatatgtatttgtagtgtgaactgtacattaattctcccccttttagtcaataaaattgtcaaaggtacgaaaactagtgggatcctaatgaaatttccatatagacacttcatgaccaaaagaaagaacatatcaactttttagatgcaatcatatagccgaaactaaattcattcatcagggagtttataaagatacaagataacccctataatattccacaaccgcactccccacaaagatttggcaattaatcacaagttcaattaagaactctcccccataaaatgtcattcccgaaagaacaacaagagcgaccttactttcacaagaaaagaaggatttctttggacaatacACTACGACACCTGACAGAAAATCAACTACTTAAACAAATGTAGAATTGAAGCTAACACTTGCTGGAATtctaaactcaattgcccaaaaagATCGAGATAAACACATGGGCAAGAGTTTTAGAAatgactaatgaaccaaaacaacaccaatagactgccgtaagtgttgaaacgtagcagtatctaatggtttggtaagaatatcatccaattgttgttcgaaaggcacaaattccatatttatgataccattatcatatagatctcgaataaaatggtaccttatatcaatgtgctttattcttgagtgctcaatgggattctcagtgattcgaatcgcgctagatttatcacaaaagatcttcattattccagtatcaattccataatcatccagcatttgtttcatccagaggagttgagtacaacatgagacGGCAGCAATATTTCCTCACATGTGGaaagggattgtgaattttgtttcttgctatgccagaccacaagattcagtcctacatagtaaaAACCCCCTGATATACTTTTTcagtcttccacacatcctgcccaatcaacatatgaataagcagaaagatcagtgttagtatcaaaagtgtaagatagaccatacacGACCGTGTGATTCACATATCGTATgattctttttgcagctgcaagatgagattccttcggattagccTGGAatatagcacaacaaccaacactaaaagcaatatcaggtctagtagttgtaagatataaaaggctaccaataatggaTCGATACAGtctttgatccacatttactcatctctgtgtagtttaccagtagcgGGCATATgtatcagttttggagttgacttatccagaccgaaccttgagacaagatccttagcatatttttcttgagataagtaaattcgatccttatgttgctgaatttgtaatcctaagaagaaatttaattcaccaacattgctcattttaaattctttgccaagagagacttgaaaatcttttgcaagtttttcagaagttgaaccatagatgatatcatctacatagacttgagcagtGACAActtctttcccactccatttggtaaacaaggttttatccgctccgcctctcgaaaaacctttcctaagaagagacgTAGTTAGttttttcgaaccaggcatgaggtgcttgttttaacccatataatgcgtTTTCAAGCTTAAGGACCTAATATGGGAAATCAtggttttcaaaacccttaggttgagcaacgacctcttcctttaaatttccgtttaggaacacggattttatgtccattttaaacagcttaaccttgagaatacaaacatgagctaataaaaaccgaatggactcaaggcgtgccacataagcaaaggtttcgtcaaagtcgataacctcaatttgtgaatatccttgagcgacaagtcttgttttatttctgacaattgtgccaaattcatcaaacttaatcttgaatatccatttggtaccaacaatatcgatattggagggacaaggtactagttcccatacatcttgtctttgaaattgatttaactcttcatgcaatgcattcacccaaaagggatcgctaagagcttcatcaatatttctcggttctacttgtgaaagataacaaccaaaattgcaaatattttgaagttgtcatcTTGTCTTAGCATTAGAATCTCTACCTCCAATAAtaatgttgggatcatgattcctttgaacccagaggtgtcgaggAGGGACatgttcttgttcaacaggagtagcctgatcggtgatcttctcctcgtcactagaaatatcatgatcagtaacagttgggatgactTCAACCAATTCTGGGATttatttgactttctcaattgtcacagttggaggcaattcagtagTAGGAGAATTTatcaagggtttcatttttaTGAGATAGTGTCATGAACCTACAGGAGGCATAGCATCTTGGTTATGGGCAGCCCTATCTAGTTATGCGCTAGGCGCCATTAGTAGTTATTTATGTGAGTGGCTCGTGTTATGCACGAGCATATTGTGTCATCCAGCTTATATATATGCACTGTTGTACGCCTTTGAGAGTTATCAATTGAATAATGTAAAACTTTATCTTCTTCCCTAAATCTCTCTACTACTTCTTCTCTAGAAATGTCTTATTATTATCCCCCTAATTCGTTTATTTCTTCATCTAACCCTCTAATCTCTTCTATCTATTCCCAATTATCTCAATCCATAGAGATCCCTACTACCACTGATGATCCAATTGTAGTGAAGaccactacaagtggtatcagagcgcTACGATGGCCGCTGCAACATCTAAAGTTTCACGAATAGAAGCATTAATTTCAGTAAAAGAAGATTTTCTTCAAAAGTTACTGATGGAAAAGCACAACAGATCGGAGTTTATTAAAGCTTTTTGTGATGATTTTATTGAATTATTCTGGGCTACATGGAACAACAATCATCAGGGCAGATCAACACCAATTTTTGACGATGAAATCAGTGGCGTAGCTATTGACTCGCAGGTAGAAACTGATGTTGAGAAAGTAATCGATGAAAAACTTGAAGGAGTTCCTGTTGATTTGAATTCAGCTAGTAATTTCACTCAACAATCTTCAATTCCACCAGTACCAGATGAAGTTTTAGGTTCCTTTCCAACAATAAACCGTTCTCACATATTTGATGAATCGAAGATGATCGAGGATGAAATTGTTTTCAAATCGAAATCAACTTCACTTGATTCATGTGATTTGAGTTTAGTTGAAGGTAATTTTCAATCTACACCTATAATTGATTTCATTAGCGTCGATGGATCTAGCGATGTTAATGAGGTTCAGGAACACAAGACGTCTACAGTATTTCTGGATTACCAAGAAGGTAAGCCATTCAATTTGGGTAATGAATCTTGTGATtctgatgtgggttttcaagTTAGAAAGGTTATAAATGGGGAGGTCAAGGGAATCAGCTTGTTGAATGAGTTCAGTGGAAATACTTCTAGTCCTCTAGGAGTGGAGGAAAGTAATTACAGACCTAAACTCAAAATTGAATTCTCTACTCTTGATGGAGCTACAGATTCAATTCAGGATTACAAGCATCATATTTACACAGTTGAAGTGAAGAAGTACGAAAATCCTTATTACTTAAAGGAGTTATTCTATCTCCAATGCCAATTACACTGTCTGGATTATTCTTATCTTCTGTGGGTCGGCGTTCGCTCCTTATTCGATCGTGGTAAGTGTACAAATACATTTTTGAATTCTTATGAGACCTTGATTTTTTTAGTGTTGCATATCTTAGGGTATAAATCATAAAGTCGTTCCATACCTTCAATTATTTTTGTGTGTGTTAATGATCATCTTATTAGTGAGGATGGAAAGATGCTTGGTTCAATCTTAATGAATGGTTATATTAAGAAAATTGCCTATGAGCCATATATTAAGCTTGGGTATAGTTTACAGTTGTTGTCTACTTGTTCAAGTGTGCTCGTAATTGTTGAAAATGGTGACAATGAATATAGTTGCCAGTTGTTTATGAAGATGTCACAAAAGAATAGTATCCCTAGTTATGGTTGTGATCTTATGTTGTATGGTAGAGGAATAATGGGTAAAACTATACCATGGAGTTCTCTTTCAGAAGGGTTTAATGCTTCATGTTTGATCTTAATTCATAAAATCCGTAAGTACACTGGAATGGCTGATTCGGGGTTTGTTCTTCTGTGAAAAAAGGGTGGAGAATGTTATTATTTTGCCCTGAGTTTTAATAAGAGAGTAATTGATAGAGGAGAATTGTTTTATTGAGTAGTAGTTCTCCTCCTTATGCAAGCATTAACTCAAAACAATGTGTTCATATTCTTACTTCTTGTGTGGTAATACCACATGGATTGATTTTAGTGTATAAAAATTATCAGAAATTTGTGGATGTGCTTGCTCGTAAACTTGGGTGCCTGTTCAAATTTTCGTTTACGAATGTAATGGTGATCTTAAGTGCCGAAGAAGGTAGTAATGGTGATACTAAAAATTTGACTGAAAAAATGCAGCATCTACTTGACGTTCTCTGGACCACTGAATTGAATTTTCAATTGTCAAGGCTAGGTGGGTATGGCTATCCACAAGATATTTTTGATGTATAGAGTTTTAAGTGCGCATTTCTTTCAACCGATATGATGGCTGTCATTCTTCAGGGGTTCTTAGGTAGCACAAAATATTTGCAGGTGTTTAATTCAAGTGCAACAAGTGGTTCTAGTAGGTGGCTTGAGAAATCTTCGCAGAGTGCTATTCCTAGTAGCCCTAGATAGGTATTTCAAGGAGTGAAGGGTGTTATGTTCATGCGAAATTGGATGTATGAAGAAACTGAATTCACATGTTACTTACATTGCATCTTATGGTATCATGTCACTCATGAAGATTATAAAAAGGAGTCGTGTAACTCAAATTCTGCTTGTAGTATGGAAAGCAGTTGTATCGGCCTGTACCTAGCAGTGGGTGGCTGGACAAATTACAAGATAGGATTGTGTTCAGGGACAGCAGTGGGTACTCTTATTCTTGTTACTATTCAGCAACACTTTATTTGTAACAGTCAAATGAAGACGATTTTACATCTTTATAGTTGTGAAGTTTTTGGTATGGGTTCTGGCCAGACTGATTATGGTGGTAAATGGAATGAGCTGGACAATATATTAAGGACTCAGTTCTGGGTTAATATACTCATTTCAGGTTCAGGTGGTGATGGTCATGGCAGGGCGATAATGTCAGATCCTTCTTCATACTTGGCTACAGATTTTTATTACCCCTTCTACTATGTAACATTTATGAATATTTCATTTCATAAAAACTTAGAAGTGCGGAATGTGATAATGTACAGACCTAGACAAGTGTTTCAGCCATTATCTCAAAACAAGTGGTGTCTTAGAGAAGTTGAACAAGATGTTGTTGGGGTTACCAGGAGGAATGATCCACCTTGGTGTGGAAATTCTCGTGATACTTCATTATATATTGTTGGTAAAGCTAGGCGGAGATATAATGATGAGAGAGACGACTGCATCCTAATAACACTAGATCTTCTGCACAAGTTCAGAGGTAAGGTTCTATCTGCACAATCTATTATAGACAGTGTGAGTTTTATCAATGGCTATCAGGCCGCCACCTCATCAATTCTGTCAATTATGTTCCTTGTTGTTACGATTGAGAAGGATCACAGTTCTTTTAATGCTCGAGAACAAGCTACAACAGCAGTGTTTCTCGTCCACCTTGCTTATTTTCTACcttccatccttgaggacaaggatgatttggaGGAGTGGGTATTTGTCATGAACCTACAGGAGGCAGACCATCTTGGTTATGGGCAGCCCTATCTAGTTATGCGCTAGGCGCCATTAGTAGTTATTCATGTGAGTGGCTCGTGCTATGCACGAGCGTATTGTGTCATCCAGCTTACATATATGCATTGTTGTACGCCTTTGAGAGTTATCAATTGAATAATGTAAACTTTATCTTCTTCCCTAAATCTCTCTGCTACTTCTTCTCTAGCAATGTCTTATTATTATCCCCCTAATTCGTCTATTTCTTCATCTAACCCTCTAATCTCTTCTATCTATTCCCAATTATCTCAATCCATAGAGATCATGACTACCATTGATGATCCAATTATAGTGAAGACCACTacagatagaaatgcaacccaagtgaatctggtgtaatcatttaCCATAACTAAAGCGTACTTCTTACCGGAAACCATGGGTTGTTGAATaggtccgaagaggtccatatgaattaaatcaagtggagctttagtgagaatatctcgagatgatttatggtgaactttcgtttgtttacccttttgacaggcaccacatacaccatcaatattttcattgattttggaaacgcctctaacaagttctttattaatgatcttagttagaagacgataattgatgtgaccaaaacgctcatgccaaagatgtgtagattgcaccttagtcaaattgcaacagttactgaactgagtatctagaagataacagttatttttaccacgcgttccctgaaaaattactttcccagctttgtctacaatgtcacatccattcgcattgaagacaactctatggcctttgtcacatatttgactaatagaaagatgTTTGCAGCCACACCTTTTACGTATAcccatcatggatttcaggtacgtcgagaagtttgatcgtccccttcttgcttatgtagcagcaactctcatctccaaatgttaccggacctccttcatagtcgtttgaagtaacaaaccacgagagatcaccagtcatatgtcggctacatccactatcaagaatccATTGAAAGgacgatgttgattttaaagcaaaaccTCTCATACTAACAATACTATCATGTTTaagatttcttgttagttttgtacatccttttagagaagcaaacAGTTTCCcaactttcttatgaagattacttgcaacttttagaCTTTTCCGGAAGGacatacatgtatgttgaaagtgattgcaaGTGTCACAAaacatacatggaccaacatctttaatATTGTTTGAGTAGTTCGGTGTCCTGTCAGATTTCACAAAGCCTAGACCTCGTTTATCATCTGACTTACGAGcattcttcagagaagaataaacagagttattcaaatccattgaaggaattttgacatatttcaaatccttatacattgcaatttctgcaacaagatcagagttgatccgaatttgttcatccaactttttctgaaGAATAACAAGTTTTTCAGAACTTTCTCTACAATCAGAATTtattcctggtgaagcgtttatagagactttactgtccatatagtcagatcgctacaaacacagacttataaggtctttaaacgtgttttcctgctctgaaaccaattgaaaaagtgggggtacaacaacctctcccaatatttcgcttagcaatctgtatggactaactccaatatacttttaagagaatcaactagacagtcagactcaatcttaataaaaagtatatcaaagagttatttctcaatttctcgattcaatacttaatcaagcaaataacaatctgcgagtctaattgaatatacgagaaattaacttgaacggtaccaaagaccaatgttcaaggatcaatcaattttaatctacaaccaaaggttggatttaccaattgatcgattcaacgcacaacctatgatatttcaattatataacaaaaaataatgcggaaaagaaataacacagacaccagaagtcttgttaacgaggaagctgcaaatgcagaaaaacccagggacctagtacaaattgaacacacattgtatta encodes:
- the LOC113353894 gene encoding uncharacterized protein LOC113353894 isoform X2; amino-acid sequence: MAAATSKVSRIEALISVKEDFLQKLLMEKHNRSEFIKAFCDDFIELFWATWNNNHQGRSTPIFDDEISGVAIDSQVETDVEKVIDEKLEGVPVDLNSASNFTQQSSIPPVPDEVLGSFPTINRSHIFDESKMIEDEIVFKSKSTSLDSCDLSLVEGNFQSTPIIDFISVDGSSDVNEVQEHKTSTVFLDYQEGKPFNLGNESCDSDVGFQVRKVINGEVKGISLLNEFSGNTSSPLGVEESNYRPKLKIEFSTLDGATDSIQDYKHHIYTVEVKKYENPYYLKELFYLQCQLHCLDYSYLLWVGVRSLFDRAST
- the LOC113353894 gene encoding uncharacterized protein LOC113353894 isoform X1, translated to MFMRNWMYEETEFTCYLHCILWYHVTHEDYKKESCNSNSACSMESSCIGLYLAVGGWTNYKIGLCSGTAVGTLILVTIQQHFICNSQMKTILHLYSCEVFGMGSGQTDYGGKWNELDNILRTQFWVNILISGSGGDGHGRAIMSDPSSYLATDFYYPFYYVTFMNISFHKNLEVRNVIMYRPRQVFQPLSQNKWCLREVEQDVVGVTRRNDPPWCGNSRDTSLYIVGKARRRYNDERDDCILITLDLLHKFRGKVLSAQSIIDSVSFINGYQAATSSILSIMFLVVTIEKDHSSFNAREQATTAVFLVHLAYFLPSILEDKDDLEEWVFVMNLQEADHLGYGQPYLVMR